Proteins from one Podospora pseudocomata strain CBS 415.72m chromosome 4, whole genome shotgun sequence genomic window:
- a CDS encoding hypothetical protein (EggNog:ENOG503P2D8), whose amino-acid sequence MGQSSLKCLWALFMFLALSFGSACTSYGVDYSNGGAYYIDGSSNQYFSFVTLFQGCDQESISPVLIGPDNNQYACSAIRTEQAGVQVTSTCGIPFSAMKSGNWKIILSGTQVSSQRTFSVTVGTPETTWVTATPTVVIGVTTTARASTVLTTIVQTQTLIIVPRTVTAACSGPTRTVTSYPQAPTATVRSTVTRTATDGQITSDWTTIVTTTAKCNYPTRKRDVAATPAAQVAAITLTYTQTTYTVTRTTTTTVAGRVTTETVLRTTTATVTPPPSTACVGNAPGSTVTVIRTQSAVTETNVVYLTSHLSGTVWVGQTQYTTISNPVSATACWRAGGWYGK is encoded by the exons ATGGGGCAAAGCAGTTTGAAGTGTCTCTGGGCACTATTCATGTTTCTGGCTCTCAGCTTCGGTTCCGCGTGTACGAGCTACGGTGTTGACTATTCCAACGGAGGCGCATATTACATCGACGGCTCATCGAACCAATATTTCAGTTTCGTCACTTTATTTCAAG GATGTGATCAAGAGTCGATCAGCCCGGTCCTCATCGGGCCAGACAACAACCAATATGCGTGTTCAGCCATCAGGACCGAGCAAGCCGGTGTACAAGTCACATCGACCTG TGGCATTCCTTTCTCGGCCATGAAGTCAGGGAACTGGAAGATTATTCTATCCGGAACCCAAGTTTCATCACAACGCACCTTCTCGGTAACAGTCGGCACGCCTGAAACTACCTGGGTCACG GCGACACCAACCGTTGTTATCGGCGTTACTACTACAGCAAGAGCCTCGACTGTTTTGACTACCATTGTGCAGACTCAGACTCTGATCATCGTACCCCGAACCGTTACTGCAGCATGTAGCGGACCTACCCGGACAGTCACAAGCTACCCACAAGCACCGACGGCCACAGTCAGATCGACGGTCACCCGGACAGCAACTGATGGGCAGATAACAAGTGACTGGACCACCATAgtcacaacaacagcaaagtGCAATTATCCTACCA GAAAACGAGATGTAGCTGCGACTCCCGCCGCACAGGTCGCCGCAATCACATTGACATACACACAAACCACATATACAGTCACCAGGACAACTACGACAACTGTTGCTGGAAGGGTGACTACCGAAACTG TCCTTCGAACTACGACAGCCACAGT CACCCCTCCGCCATCAACGGCATGCGTAGGAAACGCACCTGGTTCCACTGTGACTGTTATCAGGACACAGAGCGCCGTAACCGAAACGAACGTTGTCTATTTAACGAGCCATCTGTCTGGCACTGTCTGGGTTGG CCAAACGCAATACACTACAATTTCCAACCCTGTCAGCGCTACAGCTTGTTGGAGAGCTGGTGGGTGGTATGGAAAGTAG
- a CDS encoding hypothetical protein (COG:S; EggNog:ENOG503NXUM), with protein MSSNSGHGGAVETTATAPASYPTGDHQDDGPINSRLLSDSELQAESSASSHGTNSTVSIAGIMPGVTPSGLNANISQTPSGAKTVAWRDLPRKDQLTVITLARLSEPLVQTSLQSYMFYQLKWFDTGLPVSVISSQAGILQFVLFHASFTAAQFVTSMMWGRVADSRRFGRKTVLLIGLAGAMTSCLGFGFSTTFWQALFFRSLGGITNGNVGVLRTIETVQEKKYQSRAFLLLPMTFNIGTIIGPILGGILSDPASSYPSLFGDVWFFHEFPYAAPNILSAIFLFCAMLLTLDLCADQRDRGLEIGQSIKLWVSRKRSQGGYARLSTEDPTTIDIETHPLTHGTDSQQSSISDVAPFKPKYARRRYTQRLPFRRIFTPNVVSTFTASCLLSLHVGTFNSLWFVFLSTPVYDPAKGPESPDAFQRHLPFIFTGGLGLHPREVGMAMAILGVLGIALQLGIYPWLSARLGTVRSWRLFLLFFPFTYSIAPYLSLVPSFSPPPAPKDGFVVWLAIAGVLCFHVIGRTFALPAQAILVNNCTPHPSVLGTVHGIGQSVSSLSRTVGPFLGGFLHGQGLARGVVGAVFWCLSTIAIGGIVASLFVHEGDGHEIWLEGDEDDDV; from the exons AAACTCCAGGTTGCTCTCCGACTCGGAGTTACAAGCCGAGTCTTCTGCTTCAAGTCACGgcaccaacagcaccgtATCAATCGCTGGAATCATGCCCGGCGTGACACCTTCGGGGCTCAACGCCAATATCTCTCAGACTCCTTCTGGTGCGAAGACGGTCGCCTGGAGAGACCTTCCGCGCAAAGACCAACTCACCGTTATCACTCTTGCCAGGTTGAGTGAACCACTTGTGCAGACATCATTACAG TCATATATGTTTTACCAACTGAAATGGTTTGACACAGGCCTGCCAGTTTCTGTCATTTCAAGCCAGGCAGGCATCTTGCAGTTCGTGCTATTCCA TGCTAGCTTCACTGCCGCTCAGTTCGTGACATCAATGATGTGGGGCCGAGTTGCTGATTCCCGCCGGTTTGGTCGCAAAACCGTCTTGctcattggccttgctgGGGCAA TGACCTCGTGCCTCGGATTTGGCTTTTCGACCACCTTTTGGCAAGCCCTCTTCTTCAGGTCTCTCGGCGGGATCACCAATGGGAACGTGGGAGTGTTGAGAACCAT TGAAACGGTACAGGAAAAAAA ATATCAGTCGCGAGCATTTCTTCTACTTCCAATGACCTTCAACATTGGGACTATCATTGGACCGA TACTTGGTGGTATCCTTTCCGATCCGGCAAGTAGCTACCCATCCCTATTCGGAGACGTATGGTTCTTCCATGAGTTCCCGTATGCTGCCCCGAACATCCTCTCGGCAATCTTTCTCTTCTGTGCTATGCTTCTT ACACTTGACCTTTGCGCCGACCAACGTGATAGAGGCTTGGAAATTGGACAGAGCATAAAACTGTGGGTATCTCGCAAGAGATCCCAGGGGGGGTACGCACGCCTTTCCACTGAAGACCCTACCACCATCGATATCGAAACCCACCCTCTTACCCATGGCACAGACTCCCAGCAGTCCTCCATTTCAGATGTAGCCCCTTTCAAGCCAAAATATGCCAGACGACGCTACACACAACGACTCCCTTTCCGCCGCATCTTCACGCCAAACGTAGTCTCCACGTTCACAGCTAGCTGTCTTCTGTCCCTTCACGTGGGCACGTTCAACTCACTCTGGTTCGTATTTCTCTCAACCCCAGTCTACGATCCAGCCAAAGGCCCAGAATCACCCGACGCCTTCCAACGGCATCTTCCGTTTATATTCACTGGAGGTCTCGGTCTACATCCTCGTGAAGTCGGCATGGCCATGGCTAtccttggtgttcttggtaTTGCTCTCCAGCTTGGCATCTATCCCTGGCTTTCGGCCCGGCTCGGCACCGTCCGGAGCTGGCGGTTATTTCTGCTCTTTTTCCCCTTTACCTACTCCATCGCACCTTATCTGAGCTTGGtcccctctttctctcccccgCCGGCACCCAAGGATGGTTTTGTTGTGTGGCTTGCCATCGCGGGCGTGCTTTGTTTCCATGTCATTGGCCGGACATTTGCACTGCCTGCTCAGGCGATTCTGGTAAATAATTGTACGCCGCATCCAAGCGTACTGGGGACAGTGCATGGCATTGGGCAGAGCGTCTCGAGTCTTTCAAGGACAGTGGGCCCCTTCTTAGGAGGGTTTTTGCATGGGCAGGGTCTGGCACGGGGCGTTGTTGGTGCTGTATTCTGGTGCCTCAGCACAATTGCGATAGGTGGGATTGTGGCAAGTCTCTTCGTACACGAGGGTGATGGGCATGAGATATGGCTTGaaggcgatgaagatgacgatgttTGA